One window from the genome of Saccharomyces mikatae IFO 1815 strain IFO1815 genome assembly, chromosome: 4 encodes:
- the PPM1 gene encoding leucine carboxy methyltransferase (similar to Saccharomyces cerevisiae PPM1 (YDR435C); ancestral locus Anc_5.547) codes for MERIIQQTDYDALSCKLAAISVGYLPSSVLQGFSVDMASKYTQWHRDYLLTLKKFSRRTFGKVDKAMRSSFPVMNYGTYLRTVGIDAAILNFLDGNEQVQVVNFGCGSDLRMLPLLQMFPNLTYVDIDYSDSVELKNNILRESKILRTSLDLPEENAATAPLLIDQKRYKLVACDLNNTTETARLLDTCTDRDIPTVVISECLLCYMHKDEAQLLINTVLERFVHGLWISYDPIGGCQPNDRFGTIMQSNLKESRNLEMPTLMTYNSKEKYASRWSTAPNVTVDDMWEIFNAQIPESERRRLRTLQFLDELEELKVMQTHYVLMKAKW; via the coding sequence CGGTCGATATGGCCAGCAAGTATACACAATGGCATCGCGACTACTTGCTTActctcaaaaaattcagtaGACGTACTTTTGGGAAAGTAGACAAAGCAATGAGATCTTCATTCCCGGTGATGAATTATGGAACTTATTTGCGTACTGTGGGAATAGATGCAGCCATACTGAATTTTTTAGATGGGAATGAACAGGTTCAGGTAGTGAATTTTGGTTGTGGTTCAGATTTACGAATGCTACCCCTGTTACAAATGTTCCCCAATCTGACGTATGTAGACATTGATTACAGTGACTCGGTAGAGttgaagaataatattttgCGTGAGAGTAAAATTTTGCGCACTTCCCTTGATTTGCCAGAAGAGAATGCGGCAACAGCACCACTTTTGATAGATCAGAAAAGGTATAAACTTGTTGCATGTGATTTGAACAATACTACTGAAACCGCTCGTCTGCTAGATACATGTACCGACCGTGATATACCTACCGTGGTGATATCTGAATGTCTCTTATGCTATATGCATAAAGACGAGGCTCAACTACTCATAAATACAGTCTTGGAAAGGTTTGTACACGGACTATGGATATCGTACGATCCTATTGGTGGTTGTCAACCGAATGATCGGTTTGGCACCATTATGCAGTCCAACTTAAAGGAATCAAGAAATTTGGAAATGCCCACACTAATGACGTATAACtcgaaagaaaaatacgcTTCAAGATGGTCCACAGCTCCCAATGTGACTGTCGATGATATGTGGGAAATTTTCAATGCACAAATCCCCGAATCTGAAAGGAGAAGACTTAGAACACTACAATTCTTGGATGAATTAGAGGAACTGAAAGTCATGCAGACTCACTACGTCCTTATGAAGGCTAAATGGTAG